A window of Tripterygium wilfordii isolate XIE 37 chromosome 7, ASM1340144v1, whole genome shotgun sequence contains these coding sequences:
- the LOC120001677 gene encoding uncharacterized protein LOC120001677 isoform X3, giving the protein MAWRSGGSVSRSLISAARAPSLRSSSSLSRLRPPQLAAPRSPSRRSPFPASRNFGELGCAQSFLPLHSMVVTARLTSHLTANLRACCELSHGT; this is encoded by the exons atggcTTGGCGCAGTGGAGGATCTGTTTCACGGTCCTTGATCTCCGCCGCAAGGGCTCCATCGCTACGTTCTTCTTCTTCGCTTTCCCGTCTCCGTCCACCTCAGCTCGCCGCCCCTCGATCGCCTTCGCGGCGTAGTCCCTTTCCTGCCTCCAG GAATTTTGGAGAATTGGGATGTGCTCAATCATTCTTACCTCTTCATAGCATGGTGGTTACGGCCAGACTTACATCACACCTTACTGCAAATTTGCGGGCTTGTTGCGAGCTGTCTCATG GTACTTGA
- the LOC120001677 gene encoding uncharacterized protein LOC120001677 isoform X2, translating to MAWRSGGSVSRSLISAARAPSLRSSSSLSRLRPPQLAAPRSPSRRSPFPASRNFGELGCAQSFLPLHSMVVTARLTSHLTANLRACCELSHGRNGKDG from the exons atggcTTGGCGCAGTGGAGGATCTGTTTCACGGTCCTTGATCTCCGCCGCAAGGGCTCCATCGCTACGTTCTTCTTCTTCGCTTTCCCGTCTCCGTCCACCTCAGCTCGCCGCCCCTCGATCGCCTTCGCGGCGTAGTCCCTTTCCTGCCTCCAG GAATTTTGGAGAATTGGGATGTGCTCAATCATTCTTACCTCTTCATAGCATGGTGGTTACGGCCAGACTTACATCACACCTTACTGCAAATTTGCGGGCTTGTTGCGAGCTGTCTCATG GTAGGAATGGAAAAGATGGTTGA
- the LOC120001677 gene encoding protein NONRESPONDING TO OXYLIPINS 2, mitochondrial-like isoform X1 has product MAWRSGGSVSRSLISAARAPSLRSSSSLSRLRPPQLAAPRSPSRRSPFPASRNFGELGCAQSFLPLHSMVVTARLTSHLTANLRACCELSHGTFCRTCQDR; this is encoded by the exons atggcTTGGCGCAGTGGAGGATCTGTTTCACGGTCCTTGATCTCCGCCGCAAGGGCTCCATCGCTACGTTCTTCTTCTTCGCTTTCCCGTCTCCGTCCACCTCAGCTCGCCGCCCCTCGATCGCCTTCGCGGCGTAGTCCCTTTCCTGCCTCCAG GAATTTTGGAGAATTGGGATGTGCTCAATCATTCTTACCTCTTCATAGCATGGTGGTTACGGCCAGACTTACATCACACCTTACTGCAAATTTGCGGGCTTGTTGCGAGCTGTCTCATGGTACCTTCTGCCGTACTTGTCAGGATCGCTAG